One window from the genome of Flavobacterium agricola encodes:
- a CDS encoding FtsB family cell division protein has product MKKKFQLLVTKYPKLKSLSNKYIIAIFLFGIWMLFLDNYSVLDHANLNAEIKTLQTNQKYYINEINKDQKQIDELRKSEKLEGYAREKYFMKRPNEDIYIIEFENETP; this is encoded by the coding sequence ATGAAAAAAAAGTTTCAGCTTTTAGTTACCAAATATCCTAAGCTTAAAAGCTTGTCTAACAAATACATTATTGCCATTTTTTTATTTGGCATTTGGATGCTATTTTTAGACAACTATTCGGTTTTAGATCATGCCAATTTAAACGCTGAAATAAAAACGCTGCAAACCAACCAAAAATATTATATCAACGAAATTAACAAAGATCAAAAACAAATTGATGAACTTCGAAAAAGCGAAAAGCTTGAAGGTTATGCTCGTGAAAAATATTTTATGAAGCGGCCAAACGAAGATATTTATATTATTGAGTTTGAGAATGAAACTCCTTAA
- a CDS encoding methylmalonyl-CoA mutase subunit beta, giving the protein MDQKLFSDFEPVLSKQWKNLIQYDLKGADYNETLLWETPEGFKVKPFYHHDEFGTALTPNTKVTEFRITQDIYVHDFQKSVYKANQAVVRGAESLKFIIPNAQVDAIALLTALENKNLTIYLDLKFLDTTYITKLDQWLANQRFQVYILTDVVGYLAENGVWYNNQETDFKAIINLSQSIKNCNFIAVNASLYQNAGATCTQQLAFALAHVNEYFNAISTFNQTVVIEIAVGTNYFFEIAKLRALRILFDALNQTYNTQAKLHIFAFPTKRNKTIYDYNTNMLRTTTECMSAIIGGADAVMNLPYDALFHKNNEFGDRIARNQLLILKNESYLDKVNNPADGAYYIEFLTQILAENALELFKKIESHNGFIAGLLNGAIQKQITEAATKEQELFDAGKEVLLGTNKYPNPADKMLNDLELFPFNTKQTGKKVCMPVVEKRLAEKVEQERLALEKQEQ; this is encoded by the coding sequence ATGGATCAAAAGTTATTTAGTGATTTTGAACCGGTTTTATCAAAACAATGGAAAAACTTAATTCAGTACGATTTAAAAGGAGCTGATTATAACGAAACCTTGCTTTGGGAAACGCCAGAAGGTTTTAAAGTGAAACCTTTTTATCACCATGATGAATTTGGTACCGCTCTAACTCCAAATACAAAAGTTACTGAGTTTCGCATCACGCAAGATATTTACGTTCACGATTTTCAAAAATCTGTTTACAAAGCCAATCAAGCCGTTGTTCGAGGAGCCGAAAGTTTAAAGTTTATTATTCCAAACGCACAAGTTGATGCTATTGCTTTATTAACTGCGTTAGAAAATAAAAACCTTACCATTTATCTTGATTTAAAATTTTTAGATACAACCTACATAACTAAACTGGACCAATGGTTAGCTAACCAAAGGTTTCAGGTTTATATTTTAACAGATGTAGTAGGTTATTTAGCCGAAAACGGCGTTTGGTACAACAACCAAGAAACCGATTTTAAAGCAATAATCAACTTATCTCAATCTATAAAAAACTGCAATTTTATTGCAGTAAATGCTAGCTTATATCAAAACGCAGGAGCAACATGCACCCAACAATTGGCATTTGCCTTGGCGCATGTTAACGAATATTTTAATGCAATTTCTACTTTTAATCAAACCGTTGTTATAGAAATAGCAGTTGGCACCAATTATTTTTTTGAAATTGCTAAGCTACGCGCCTTACGTATTTTGTTTGATGCCTTAAATCAAACCTACAACACGCAAGCCAAATTGCATATTTTCGCTTTTCCTACCAAACGCAACAAAACCATTTACGACTACAACACCAACATGTTGCGTACAACTACCGAATGTATGAGCGCTATTATTGGTGGAGCTGATGCAGTTATGAACTTACCTTACGATGCCCTTTTTCATAAAAACAATGAATTTGGCGATCGCATTGCACGCAATCAATTACTAATCTTAAAAAACGAAAGTTATTTAGATAAAGTAAACAATCCGGCAGACGGAGCGTATTATATTGAGTTTTTAACGCAAATCTTAGCCGAAAATGCGTTAGAATTATTCAAAAAAATAGAATCTCATAACGGTTTTATTGCCGGTTTATTAAACGGAGCTATTCAAAAACAAATTACCGAAGCAGCTACTAAAGAACAAGAACTTTTTGATGCAGGTAAGGAAGTTTTGTTGGGTACCAACAAATACCCGAATCCGGCAGATAAAATGTTAAACGATTTAGAACTTTTTCCGTTTAACACCAAACAAACCGGTAAAAAGGTTTGTATGCCCGTTGTAGAAAAACGTTTGGCAGAGAAAGTAGAACAAGAACGTTTAGCACTCGAAAAACAAGAGCAATAA
- the scpA gene encoding methylmalonyl-CoA mutase: MRKNIQNIQLSTSPITAANTTLFTTAEGIDVKQTYTATDLDQLEHLGFASGIAPNLRGPYSTMYVRRPWTIRQYAGFSTAEESNAFYRRNLAAGQKGLSVAFDLATHRGYDSDHERVVGDVGKAGVAIDSVEDMKILFDQIPLNEMSVSMTMNGAVLPIMAFYIVAAKEQGVDKKLLSGTIQNDILKEFMVRNTYIYPPTPSMKIIADIFEYTSQNMPKFNSISISGYHMQEAGATADIELAYTLADGLEYIRTGLAAGMKIDDFAPRLSFFWAIGMNHFMEIAKMRAARMLWAKLLRQFNPENDKSLALRTHCQTSGWSLTEQDPFNNVARTAIEAAAAAFGGTQSLHTNALDEAIALPTDFSARIARNTQIYLQEETKITKTVDPWAGSYYVESLTHEIAQKAWVLIEEVESLGGMTKAIESGIPKLRIEEAAARKQARIDSGQDIIVGVNQYRLEKEDPLQILEVDNQIVRQQQIERLNHIKSTRNNDKVQASLTKLTEAAKTGNGNLLEIAVEAAENRATLGEISDALEVVYGRYKAQIKSFSGVYSKEIKNNESFEKAKNLANEFAKLEGRRPRIMIAKMGQDGHDRGAKVVATGYADVGFDVDMGPLFQTPAEAAKQAAENDVHILGVSSLAAGHKTLVPQVIEELKKLNREDIMVIVGGVIPAQDYQYLFDAGAVAVFGPGTKIADAAISILDILLDTE, from the coding sequence ATGAGAAAAAACATTCAAAATATACAACTTTCAACATCACCAATAACTGCAGCAAACACAACATTGTTTACCACTGCAGAAGGAATTGATGTGAAACAAACTTATACAGCAACCGATTTAGACCAATTAGAACATCTTGGTTTTGCTTCCGGCATTGCACCTAATTTACGTGGGCCTTATTCAACCATGTACGTTCGCAGGCCGTGGACCATTCGTCAATACGCAGGTTTTTCAACGGCAGAAGAATCAAATGCATTTTACCGTCGCAACCTAGCTGCAGGGCAAAAAGGATTATCAGTTGCGTTTGATTTAGCTACGCATCGCGGATATGATTCAGATCATGAACGCGTGGTTGGGGATGTTGGTAAAGCCGGTGTTGCTATTGATTCGGTAGAAGATATGAAAATTCTTTTCGATCAAATTCCCCTAAACGAAATGTCTGTTTCAATGACCATGAACGGTGCTGTTTTACCCATTATGGCTTTTTATATTGTTGCAGCTAAAGAACAAGGCGTTGATAAAAAATTACTTTCTGGAACCATTCAGAACGATATTTTAAAAGAATTTATGGTGCGTAACACCTACATTTACCCACCTACTCCGTCTATGAAAATTATTGCTGATATATTTGAATATACCAGTCAAAATATGCCCAAATTCAACTCAATTTCTATTTCGGGTTACCACATGCAAGAAGCTGGTGCAACAGCCGATATTGAGTTGGCTTACACCTTGGCCGACGGCTTAGAATATATTCGAACTGGTTTAGCTGCCGGAATGAAAATAGATGACTTTGCTCCTCGCCTTTCATTTTTCTGGGCAATTGGAATGAATCATTTTATGGAAATTGCCAAAATGCGTGCAGCACGTATGTTATGGGCTAAGTTGTTAAGACAATTTAATCCTGAAAATGACAAATCTTTAGCTTTACGTACGCATTGCCAAACTTCTGGCTGGAGCTTAACCGAGCAAGATCCGTTTAACAACGTTGCCCGAACAGCTATTGAGGCAGCAGCGGCAGCCTTTGGAGGTACGCAATCGTTGCATACCAATGCTTTAGACGAAGCCATTGCTTTACCAACCGATTTTTCGGCACGTATTGCACGTAACACGCAAATTTACTTACAAGAAGAAACAAAAATTACCAAAACGGTTGATCCGTGGGCTGGTAGTTATTATGTAGAATCTTTAACGCATGAAATTGCACAGAAAGCTTGGGTTTTAATTGAAGAAGTTGAAAGCTTAGGCGGCATGACAAAAGCGATTGAATCTGGCATTCCAAAACTTCGAATTGAAGAAGCTGCAGCCCGCAAACAAGCACGAATTGATTCGGGCCAAGATATTATTGTTGGCGTTAACCAATACCGATTAGAAAAAGAAGATCCGTTACAAATTTTAGAAGTTGACAATCAAATTGTACGACAACAACAAATTGAACGTTTAAACCATATAAAATCGACTCGTAACAACGATAAAGTTCAAGCTAGCTTAACTAAATTAACTGAAGCTGCAAAAACAGGTAATGGCAATTTATTAGAAATTGCGGTTGAAGCTGCTGAGAATCGTGCAACTTTAGGCGAAATTTCTGACGCATTAGAAGTTGTTTACGGACGTTATAAAGCACAAATTAAATCGTTTAGCGGCGTGTACAGCAAAGAAATCAAAAATAACGAAAGCTTTGAAAAAGCGAAGAACTTAGCCAACGAATTTGCAAAATTAGAAGGGCGTCGTCCGCGCATTATGATTGCTAAAATGGGGCAAGACGGTCACGATCGTGGAGCAAAAGTTGTAGCAACCGGTTATGCCGATGTAGGTTTTGACGTAGATATGGGGCCTTTATTTCAAACCCCGGCCGAAGCTGCCAAACAAGCGGCAGAAAACGATGTGCATATATTAGGCGTTTCGTCATTAGCTGCTGGGCATAAAACCTTAGTTCCGCAAGTTATTGAAGAACTTAAAAAGCTAAATCGCGAAGATATTATGGTTATTGTTGGCGGTGTTATTCCGGCGCAAGATTACCAATATTTGTTTGATGCGGGGGCAGTTGCTGTATTTGGACCAGGAACAAAAATTGCTGATGCAGCCATTTCTATTCTAGATATTTTATTAGATACCGAATAA
- a CDS encoding PepSY-like domain-containing protein yields the protein MRKILFVFLFIISPICFAQDNIESSKGLNNEKKIKHLPLNAQIYILNKYPNDTIVKAGYKKVLWNKTFEVHYDFWVIEFDEDGHWLKNYTPDGVATLDSLPPHIREQVKTNYPKQKIVRLEQKEGNLIIYLDNNKNLSFKNKLE from the coding sequence ATGAGAAAAATTTTATTTGTTTTTTTATTTATTATTTCTCCAATTTGTTTTGCTCAAGACAATATTGAAAGCAGCAAAGGTTTAAATAATGAGAAAAAAATAAAGCATTTGCCCCTAAATGCTCAAATATATATTTTAAATAAATATCCTAACGATACCATTGTAAAAGCAGGATATAAAAAAGTTTTATGGAACAAAACTTTTGAAGTGCATTATGATTTTTGGGTGATTGAATTTGATGAAGATGGTCATTGGCTTAAAAACTACACGCCAGACGGGGTTGCAACTTTAGATTCACTTCCGCCACATATTCGCGAACAAGTAAAAACCAACTACCCAAAACAAAAAATTGTACGTTTAGAACAAAAAGAAGGAAACTTAATTATTTATTTAGACAACAATAAAAACTTAAGTTTTAAAAATAAATTAGAATAA
- a CDS encoding response regulator transcription factor, which translates to MQILVVEDDKRISDFLTKGLEENGNFVTLCKSAEDVLDHYTNITWDLIICDVMLPGIDGIQLVQTLRFKKVYSPILMLSALNSVNDKVSALDYGADDYLTKPFHFDELLSRIKALTRRNQYQNYEQKSAVTTIGDLIIDQDQYKVYKNGTEVVLSPREYKLLNYLIENKNKTVTAYKS; encoded by the coding sequence ATGCAAATATTAGTTGTAGAAGATGATAAAAGAATTAGTGATTTTTTAACCAAAGGCTTAGAAGAAAACGGAAACTTTGTTACGCTATGCAAATCTGCCGAAGATGTTTTAGATCATTACACCAACATAACCTGGGATTTAATAATTTGTGATGTAATGTTACCCGGAATAGATGGCATTCAGTTGGTACAAACCTTACGTTTTAAAAAAGTTTATAGTCCTATTTTAATGCTTAGCGCTTTAAACTCAGTAAACGATAAAGTTTCTGCCTTAGATTATGGTGCGGATGATTATTTAACCAAACCTTTTCATTTTGATGAATTATTGTCGCGAATAAAAGCATTAACCCGCCGTAATCAGTACCAAAACTACGAGCAAAAATCGGCTGTAACAACCATTGGAGATTTAATTATAGATCAAGATCAGTACAAAGTTTACAAAAACGGAACCGAAGTTGTGCTATCACCCCGAGAATACAAACTATTAAATTATTTAATAGAAAATAAAAACAAAACCGTAACCGCGTACAAATCTTGA
- a CDS encoding winged helix-turn-helix domain-containing protein, translating into MNAVWGITFNNQTNVVDVYISYIRNKVDNPENPYIITVKGVGYMFKA; encoded by the coding sequence TTGAACGCCGTTTGGGGTATTACCTTTAACAACCAAACCAATGTGGTAGATGTATATATCTCGTACATTCGTAATAAGGTAGATAATCCGGAGAATCCATATATTATTACCGTAAAAGGCGTTGGTTATATGTTTAAAGCTTAA
- a CDS encoding sensor histidine kinase, with amino-acid sequence MNLKYRLASYSALIFTLLIFIASAIIYVIFYNWMEHEKLETLENKALLAAIYYLEHDEQSEVEKNFTSSKLKESISKSHIALYNMNNVLERGEMSESNEIDIAFLDDVRSNKKQNLITDHFFYSAVFYQDNEGDFVVIARETKNEFNANSKLLLEVLFLVSLVGMIVIFFSSLFLGRWAFKPLTNIINQIKNKNNQNFTEPIVTTDQYTEITDLVSAYNVFVNRIDQTFQVQKNFIDYVSHEIRTPITALLGTLEVTNTKDRTPIEYRETIHVLKQYVVELEHTIDNMMLLSGAKTTFEFKPIRIDEIIWEVVEQAILYHKATIEVAINVTNPDVLQINANAQLLHLAINNLVSNAIKYSNNDLVIIKLEENENTVSIFIIDHGIGIPENDLNKIMQNFYRGQNTQNFDGKGIGLSIAQVILKLHHIALTIKNNTPKGTCIELIIDKKSTQV; translated from the coding sequence ATGAACTTAAAATACAGATTAGCCAGCTATTCGGCCTTAATTTTTACGCTTTTAATTTTTATAGCATCTGCCATTATTTACGTAATTTTTTACAATTGGATGGAGCATGAAAAGTTAGAAACGCTAGAAAACAAAGCTTTGCTTGCTGCCATTTATTATTTAGAACATGACGAACAATCGGAAGTAGAAAAAAACTTTACAAGTAGTAAATTAAAAGAATCTATTTCTAAATCGCACATTGCGTTGTACAACATGAATAATGTTTTAGAACGTGGAGAAATGAGCGAATCAAACGAAATTGATATTGCTTTTTTAGATGATGTTCGAAGCAATAAAAAACAAAACTTAATTACCGATCATTTTTTTTATTCGGCTGTTTTTTATCAGGACAACGAAGGGGATTTTGTGGTTATTGCGCGCGAAACCAAAAACGAATTTAATGCTAATTCTAAATTACTTTTAGAAGTTTTGTTTTTAGTTAGCCTTGTTGGAATGATTGTAATATTCTTTTCTTCCTTATTTTTAGGCCGTTGGGCATTTAAACCATTAACCAACATCATCAATCAAATAAAAAACAAAAACAACCAAAACTTTACAGAGCCAATTGTAACTACTGACCAATATACCGAAATAACCGATTTAGTTTCGGCATACAATGTTTTTGTGAATCGAATCGATCAAACCTTTCAAGTGCAAAAAAACTTTATTGATTATGTTTCGCACGAAATTAGAACACCAATTACCGCACTTTTAGGCACTTTAGAAGTTACCAATACAAAAGATAGAACTCCAATAGAATATCGAGAAACAATTCACGTTTTAAAACAATATGTAGTTGAATTAGAACATACCATTGATAATATGATGCTGTTATCGGGAGCAAAAACAACGTTTGAATTTAAACCCATTCGTATTGACGAAATTATTTGGGAAGTGGTAGAACAAGCCATTTTATATCATAAAGCAACCATTGAGGTAGCCATAAACGTAACAAACCCCGATGTTTTACAAATTAATGCCAATGCACAATTGCTACATTTAGCCATAAACAACTTGGTTAGTAATGCTATAAAATACAGCAATAATGATCTGGTTATTATTAAGTTAGAAGAAAATGAAAATACCGTAAGCATTTTTATTATTGATCATGGCATTGGCATTCCGGAAAACGATTTAAATAAAATAATGCAAAACTTTTACCGCGGACAAAACACACAAAATTTTGATGGTAAAGGCATCGGTTTATCTATTGCTCAGGTAATTTTAAAACTACATCACATAGCACTAACTATTAAAAACAACACGCCAAAAGGTACTTGCATCGAATTAATAATAGATAAAAAAAGCACTCAAGTTTAA
- a CDS encoding TolC family protein: MKKLNYLLVFICYNALAGSLWAQQFTVKDLEAQFLTTNATLIATNLEISKADAEIIQEKLWDNPNLSIAEVNFWTNSTLEEDVIPLIGKKGNPKQLHVELEQMIATAGKRKKRVTLKKLEKNDALYEYEELLRELKKELRQTFNSLNSITQQENQLQNIVAIYTQMSEQYERQAQLNNVPKVEYFRIQSELIDVEKDLIELQNEQLEHLQTLRVLTQNAKLQLNQLIFNSNNLQKLSTQVPLNILEVAKNGNIEIKKQTNEIHKAEKQLQLENAERIPDVALQVTYDRAGNIMRNFVGFGVAFDLPILNSNKGNRKAAKIAIEQEKLNQSAVEIELETTLDRLTNQLTSFENTLAKWPSAKLEEQQQMIANFKKHVLNKDVTLIEFIDFTQAYRDAQNAILELQVNYLNTFEELQYIVGKDF; the protein is encoded by the coding sequence ATGAAAAAACTGAACTATTTACTGGTATTCATTTGCTACAATGCACTTGCTGGTTCGCTTTGGGCGCAGCAGTTTACAGTAAAAGATTTAGAAGCGCAATTTCTAACCACTAATGCAACTTTAATTGCTACCAATCTTGAAATTAGTAAAGCAGATGCCGAAATAATTCAAGAAAAACTTTGGGACAACCCCAACCTAAGTATTGCCGAGGTAAATTTTTGGACCAATTCAACCTTAGAAGAAGATGTAATTCCATTAATCGGTAAGAAAGGTAACCCAAAGCAATTGCACGTAGAATTAGAACAAATGATTGCTACAGCCGGCAAACGTAAAAAACGAGTAACCTTAAAAAAGCTTGAGAAAAACGATGCTTTATATGAATATGAAGAATTGTTGCGCGAACTTAAAAAAGAACTTCGACAAACGTTTAACAGTTTAAACAGCATCACTCAGCAAGAAAATCAGTTACAAAATATTGTTGCTATTTACACACAAATGAGTGAACAATACGAGCGCCAGGCTCAATTAAACAACGTACCTAAAGTAGAATACTTTAGAATTCAGTCGGAATTAATTGATGTTGAAAAAGATTTAATTGAACTACAAAACGAACAATTAGAACATTTACAAACCTTACGTGTTTTAACGCAAAATGCAAAGTTACAATTAAACCAATTGATTTTTAATTCGAATAACCTACAAAAACTTTCTACACAAGTTCCATTAAACATTTTAGAAGTAGCTAAAAATGGTAATATAGAAATCAAGAAACAAACCAACGAAATTCATAAAGCAGAAAAACAATTGCAATTAGAAAATGCCGAACGCATTCCAGATGTTGCCTTGCAAGTTACTTACGATCGTGCGGGTAATATTATGCGCAATTTTGTTGGATTTGGGGTAGCTTTTGATCTGCCGATTTTAAATAGCAACAAAGGAAATCGCAAAGCAGCTAAAATTGCTATTGAACAAGAAAAACTAAATCAATCAGCGGTTGAAATAGAATTAGAAACAACTTTAGACCGATTAACCAATCAGCTAACTTCATTCGAAAACACCTTAGCCAAATGGCCATCTGCAAAGCTTGAAGAACAACAACAAATGATTGCAAATTTTAAAAAACACGTGCTAAATAAAGACGTTACCTTAATAGAATTTATAGATTTTACCCAAGCGTACCGCGATGCACAAAACGCTATTTTAGAATTACAAGTTAACTACTTAAATACTTTTGAAGAACTACAATACATTGTTGGAAAAGATTTTTAG
- a CDS encoding efflux RND transporter periplasmic adaptor subunit: MKKTTYLLASALLFLASCKTENHEEQTDQAPQPEYCLSEQMKKTTTFTAVAMRPIQEQLVLTGRIEYNQNDLVAFKSLLTGVVDEVKFELGDAVKKGQVLAVVKSTEIQDLTQERRALEGQVVLLKKQLTSKKELLDDGLIAKSEVLETEYELQNASFELEKIKANLNLYRAAGDGMFQILAPKNGYIVQKNIAVGQTITGEDENPLFSISNLKEVWVMVNIYPNELKYVKTGNPVKVKTLTDPDKFYSGKIDKIYNVLDDEEHVLKARIVLENTDLNLLPGLRTDIIVDKDNALGEATAIPNQAIIFENNKSFVVLYIDDCNLKTLRVNPIGKNQEYTYIKENLEPNEKVVTQNALILYEELNK, encoded by the coding sequence ATGAAAAAAACAACATATTTACTTGCTTCTGCCCTATTATTTTTAGCAAGTTGCAAAACAGAAAACCACGAAGAACAAACAGATCAAGCACCTCAACCCGAATATTGTTTGTCGGAACAAATGAAAAAAACAACAACATTTACTGCTGTTGCAATGAGACCGATTCAGGAACAATTGGTATTAACGGGCAGAATAGAATACAACCAAAACGATTTAGTTGCTTTTAAAAGCTTACTAACCGGTGTGGTTGACGAAGTAAAGTTTGAGCTAGGTGATGCGGTAAAAAAAGGACAAGTTTTGGCGGTTGTAAAATCAACAGAAATTCAAGATTTAACGCAGGAGCGTCGCGCTTTAGAAGGCCAAGTTGTTTTACTAAAAAAACAATTAACCTCTAAAAAAGAACTTTTAGATGATGGCTTAATTGCAAAATCAGAAGTTTTAGAAACCGAATACGAATTGCAAAACGCATCTTTTGAACTCGAAAAAATTAAAGCCAATTTAAATTTATACCGTGCTGCTGGCGATGGTATGTTTCAAATCTTAGCTCCAAAAAACGGTTACATTGTTCAAAAAAACATTGCAGTTGGGCAAACCATTACCGGAGAAGATGAAAATCCGTTATTTTCTATTTCAAATCTGAAAGAAGTTTGGGTAATGGTAAACATTTATCCTAACGAACTTAAATACGTCAAAACAGGTAATCCGGTAAAAGTAAAAACATTAACCGATCCAGATAAGTTTTACTCTGGTAAAATAGATAAAATTTACAACGTTTTAGACGATGAAGAACATGTTTTAAAAGCGCGCATTGTTTTAGAAAACACCGATTTAAATTTATTACCAGGTTTACGTACTGATATTATTGTTGATAAAGATAATGCGTTGGGCGAAGCAACTGCAATTCCGAACCAAGCCATTATTTTTGAAAACAACAAAAGCTTTGTGGTACTTTATATTGATGATTGTAATTTAAAAACCTTACGTGTAAATCCTATTGGTAAAAATCAGGAATATACTTATATCAAAGAAAATCTTGAACCTAATGAAAAAGTGGTAACACAAAACGCCCTAATTTTATACGAAGAACTAAACAAATAA